Genomic window (uncultured Hyphomonas sp.):
GCTTTCGGGGCGTTCGTCGATATTGGTGTCCATCAGGATGGCCTGGTGCATATTTCCGAACTGGCAGACACTTTCGTGAAGGACCCGCATACGGTCGTGAAGACGGGGCAGGTTGTGAACGTTGTCGTTCTGGAAGTGGATGCCGCCCGCAAGCGCATAGGCCTCAGCATGAAGCGGCAAGGCGGCCGTCCGGCAGCAAAGTCCGAAAAGGCATCGAAAGCGCCTGAGCGCAAGCCATCTGACAGTCCGTTCGGCGTGCTGGCCTCGCTCCGGTAAGGGTGGACGCGGCACCCGCCGTGCTGCCTAATGGCCTTCCTATCGGGAGGCGCAGTTGAACGGCATGGCGGATCTGGACGGAGAATACGACCACATCATCGTGGGCGCAGGCTCGGCGGGCTGCGTGGTCGCCAATCGCCTGTCGGAGGGTGGAAAACGCCGCGTACTCCTGCTCGAGGCGGGCGGACGGGATAACTGGATATGGTTCCACATTCCGGTTGGTTACCTGTTTGCGATCGGCAACCCGCGCTCGGACTGGATGTTCGAGACGGTAGCGGAACCGGGCCTTAATGGACGCAAACTGAACTATCCGCGGGGCCGGGTGCTCGGCGGCTCATCCGCCATAAACGCCATGATCTCCATGCGAGGGCAGGCAGCAGATTACGATCATTGGAAAAGCCTCGGCTTGCCGGGCTGGGGCTGGAATGATGTTCTGCCGGTCTTCCGCCGGATTGAGGATCATTTCCTTGGGGAAAGCGAAACACATGGCGCAGGCGGAGAATGGCGCGTCGAGGCGCCGCGCGTGCGCTGGGGCATTCTGGACGCCGTTCGCGAGGCGGCGCGGGAGATAGGTGTCGAACCGGTCGATGATTTCAATACCGGGGAAAATGAAGGCTCCTCCTATTTTCATGTGAACCAAAAGAAAGGCCTGCGCTGGTCAGCGGCGCGAGGTTTCCTGAAGCCTGCCATGGGACGCAAGAACCTCCGTGTGGAGACGGGGTGCCTCACGGACAAGCTGGTCATGGAGCACGGCCGTGTTGTGGCGGTCGACTACCTGCAGGATGACCAGCCGCGGCGGGCGCGATGCCGGGGGGAGGTTATCCTCTGTGCCGGCGCAATAGGGTCTGTGCAGGTCCTCCAACGCTCCGGTATCGGGCCGGGAGAGATATTGAAGGAGGCGGGCGTTGCCGTGCAGGTTGACCGGCAAGGCGTTGGCCGGAACCTGCAGGACCATTTGCAACAGCGCGCGATTTACAGGGTCACCGGCGCGCGGACGCTGAACGAGACCTACCACAATCTTTTCCAGCGAGGGCTGATGGGGCTCGACTATGCGTTGCGGCGGCGTGGACCGCTCACCATGGCGCCGTCGCAGCTCGGTATCTTTACACGTTCCGATGCCGGGCAGGGACGCGCAAATATTGAATTCCATGTGCAGCCCCTTTCTCTGGATAAATTTGGCGACCCGCTGCACCGTTTTCCCGCGATCACCGTCAGCGCCTGCAATCTCAGGCCGACCTCACGGGGCGAAGTGCATATTGTGTCGGCGGCGCCTTCTGAAATGCCGAAGATCGCGCCGAATTATCTTTCCACGGATGAAGATCGGAAGGTGGCTGCGGATGCCATCCGCGTCACTCGGCAACTGATGCGCCAGCCAGCCATGGCGCAGTTTTCGCCGGAGGAATTCCTGCCGGGGCCTGCTGTAGGGAATGACGATGCCGCATTGGCCAAGGCGGCCGGAGACATCGGCACGACGATCTTCCATCCTGTCGGCACGGCGAAGATGGGGCGCCACGACGATCCGTCAGCTGTTGTGGACAAGGATTTGCGGGTGATCGGTCTGGAAGGGTTGCGGGTGATCGATGCATCCGTCATGCCCACGATCACGTCCGGCAATACAAACACACCAACCATCATGATCGCAGACAAGGTTTCCCGGGAGATGATGACATGAGTAAACCGGAGCAGTCTTGGTGGCGCGGTGCGGTCTTGTACCAGATTTATCCACGTTCCTATCTTGATACGAATGGTGATGGTGTCGGGGATTTGCCAGGCATCACGCAGAAGCTGGGCTATATTGCCTCGCTCGGCGTGGATGGCATCTGGATCTCCCCCTTCTTTGCGTCGCCGATGAAGGATTTTGGCTACGATGTCTCAGACTATTGTGCTGTCGATCCGATCTTCGGCACGCTGGAGGACTTTGACCAGCTTCTGGACCGCGCTCACGGTTATGGACTGAAGGTAATAATCGATCAGGTCTATGCCCACACATCGGATGAACATGCCTGGTTCACCGAGTCACGCCAGAGCCGAAATAATCCGAAGGCAGACTGGTATGTATGGCAGGATCCGAAACCGGACGGGACACCGCCGAATAATTGGCAGGCCGTCTTCGGTGGGGCTGCCTGGACTTGGGATGCGCGGCGCCAGCAATACTTCATGCACAATTTTCTGCCCGAACAGCCGCAGCTGAACGTCCACAATCCAGAGGTTCAGGACGCGTTGCTGGCGACAGCGCGCTTCTGGCTGGACCGGGGCGTGGATGGCTTCCGGCTGGATGCGATTAATTTCGCCATGCACGACCGGGAATTCCGGGACAATCCGCCATGGGACCCGGCGGGCAGAACGATCACCCGTCCGTTTGACCTGCAGCGGCGGGAACATAACCAATCCCAGCCAGAGGTTCCGGAGTTCCTGAAGCGGGTTCGCGAACTGACAGATGAATACGGCGACCGGTACACCGTTGCCGAAGTCGCAAGTGACGACCCCTTGCCGACGATGAGGTCTTACACACGGGGCGATGACCGGCTGACCGCCGCTTACAGCTTCGATTTCCTGTATGCCCAGACATTGACGGCGAAGCGCGTTCGCAGGTCACAAGGAAACTGGACCGGATCACTGGAAGAGGGATGGCCGTCCTGGGAGTTTTCGAACCATGATGCGCCACGCTGTGTCAGCCGATGGTATGACGGGCTGGATAGGCCCCGGTTTGCGAAGCTGACGAACGCGCTACTCCTTTGCCTGCGAGGAAATCCGATCCTGTTTCAGGGGGAGGAGCTGGGCCTGACGCAGGTGGATGTGCCGTTCGAGGCGCTGCAGGATCCGGAGGCCATCGCGAACTGGCCGAGGACTCTGGGGCGGGACGGCGCGCGGACACCGATGCCCTGGGAGGAAAATGCGCCGAATGCAGGGTTCTCGCAGGCCAGGCCCTGGTTGCCGGTGGGAGCCGACCATCCTCGCCTGTCGGTTGGCGTGCAGGAGGACGAGCCGGAATCGGTGTTGAATTTCACGCGCAGATTACTGGATATCCGTAAGGGGAGCCCGGCCCTGAAATGGGGCGATGTGTCTTTCGCTGACAGTCCGGAGCCGTTGCTCATCATGATCCGCTCCTCCGGGACTGAAACGGTGACATGTCTTTTCAATCTCGGTGGATCGCCGATCGAGATTTCGGAGGCGGCTCATCTGGATGGTACGGTCCTGATTCAGTCCGATGGGCTGGATCAGCCGCCGGGCAGAGTTCTGCCGCCCCATTCATTTGCGATTCTGAAGCTCTGATGGGGCCAGATTGGTTTCGCAGGTATCGTTCTGCTGCAGGCGTCCAGATGACTTCATCGGAGGTGTTTGCGCGCAAATCCACTGAAAGATTGGGCGAATGATGAAACGTTGGAGAAACCTCGCACCAAAATTTTCCAGCTCTTCCGGAATGCTCTAACAAGAATACTGAACATCCGCGTGAAAGGAGCGCGACATGGCCAAATTCATACCGGTCGATCCCTTCGACATTGTCATTTTCGGGGGCACCGGCGACCTGTCGCGGCGCAAGCTCCTTCCGGCGCTCTTCCACCGCTGGCTGGACGGACAGATTCCCGAAAACAGTGCCATTGTCGGGGCGGCTCGTTCGGAGCTGGATGACAAGGCCTATCGCGCGATGGCCCGCGAGGCCTGTGAAAAGGCGACCGGAGAAAACTGGGACGACAAGGAATGGACCAAGTTCGAAAAGCTGATCCACTACGTCTCGATTGATGCAACGAACACAAAGGCAGACTGGACGCCGCTGAAATCCAAACTGACCATGGATGGAGAGCGCCCCTGCGTCTTCTATCTGGCAACAGCTCCGGGGCTTTATGTGGAGATCTGTAACGCGCTCGGCAAAGAGGGGCTTGCTGCAAGCAATACGCGCGTCGTTCTGGAAAAACCAATCGGGAAAGATCTTGAATCCGCCCGGGCCATCAATGACGGTGTCGGTGCCGTCTTCTCAGAGCGTCAGGTGTTCCGGATCGACCATTATCTCGGCAAGGAGACGGTTCAGAACCTGATGGTCCTGCGCTTCGGGAACATCCTGTTCGAACCGCTCTGGTCACGAAACTATATCGACCATATCCAGATCACGGTTGCGGAGGATCTCGGCCTGGAAGGCCGGGCGGATTACTACGACCGGTCTGGCGCGCTGAGGGACATGGTGCAGAACCATATGCTGCAACTGTTGTGCCTGACCGCCATGGAACCGCCGAACCAGCTGGATGACGACGATGTCCGGACGGAAAAGATCAAGGTTCTGAACGCGCTGATGCCGATCCATGGTGAAGCGGCAAAAAAGCAGACAGTGCGAGGCCAGTACAAGGCAGGGATGAAGGGCGCGGAGGCGGTGAAAGGCTATGCCGAGGAGCTCTCCGGCGTCGACAAGAGCGACACGGAAACCTTCGTTGCCATCAAGGCGGGCATTGATAATTGGCGCTGGGCGGGCGTGCCGTTCTACCTGCGCACCGGCAAGCGGATGTCTCACCGGCATTCCGACATCGTGATCCAGTTCAAGAAGACGCCGCACTCCCTGTTCGGCGAAGGCAATGACATGGCCAACCGGCTGGTGATCCGCCTTCAGCCAGATGAAGGCGTGCGTCTGTTCGTCCAGATCAAGGAACCGGGGCCGGGCGGGCTGCGGGTCAAATCCATGCCATTGAACCTGTCTTATGCGGAAAGTTTCACGGTGCGTTATCCGGATGCGTATGAGCGTTTGTTGATGGATGTCGTTCGCGGCAACCTTTCCCTGTTCATGCGGAAGGAAGAAGTCGAAGCGGCCTGGGCATGGGTGGACTCGCTGATCGAGGCCTGGGAACAGTCTGGCGATGCGCCGGAGCCTTATCCGGCCGGCAGCGACGGTCCGCTCGCAGCCGCCATGCTTATGGATCGCGACGACCGCGCCTGGTGGGAAGGGCTGTAGACGGATGAAACACGAGCTGGTCCATTTCGATACGCGTGAAGGCGCGCTGGATTTTGCTGCAAAGTTCGTGGCGGGCGGACTGGAGCGTGCAATCGCTGACCGGGGGCGAGCGGATTTCATGACGTCCGGCGGCTCCACACCCGGGCCGTTGTTAGACCGCTTGTCGAGCTGGGATCTGCCATGGGAATGTGTGAGTGTCGGTCTGGTGGATGAACGCTGGGTGCCGCTGGATCATGACTTTTCAAATGAAGCGCTGGTCCGGACTCGTCTGCTGAAAGGCCGCGCGGGGGCTGCGGGGCTTATCCCGATGAAGACTTTCGCGGAGCGGCCCGGAGAAGCGGTGGCAGACCGGAACGCTGCCTATGCCCCGCATTGTTCACCGGCCGATGTGCTTCTGCTCGGAATGGGCGGCGACGGGCACACGGCAAGCTGGTTTCCCGGTTCTAAAGGACTGGAGGCCACGCTGGCGCCGGAGAATGCGGAAACAATTGCAGCGATCGATGCAACCGGTTGCCCCGGTGCGGGTTCCAACACACAGAGGCTTACATTGACGGGGCCAGCGGTGACGTCCGCCCGGATGGCATTGATGTTGTTGTTCGGTGATGAGAAGCTGGACGTTCTGGAGCGCGCGCTGAAGTCTGATCCGAAGGAGATGCCGGTTCGCTACGCCATCGACAAGCTGGGGCCGCGTCTCACAATTATATGGGCACCCTAGATGACCAAACTCCATCCGAAAATCGCCGAAGTTACTGAACGTATACGTGAGAGGTCGGCTGAGTCCCGAGCTGCGTATCTGGAGATGATCCGTGCCCGGCGGCCGAACGGTTTCGCCCGGGGTCGTCTGACAGAGGGCAATCTGGCGCACGCCTCGGCTGGGTGTGCCGTGATTGAAAAGACCCAGCTGCTGGGCGCAGGCTGGCCCAATATCGGCATCATCACAGCCTATAATGACATGTTGTCAGCCCATGCGCCGTTTGAACACTATCCCG
Coding sequences:
- a CDS encoding alpha-amylase family glycosyl hydrolase; its protein translation is MSKPEQSWWRGAVLYQIYPRSYLDTNGDGVGDLPGITQKLGYIASLGVDGIWISPFFASPMKDFGYDVSDYCAVDPIFGTLEDFDQLLDRAHGYGLKVIIDQVYAHTSDEHAWFTESRQSRNNPKADWYVWQDPKPDGTPPNNWQAVFGGAAWTWDARRQQYFMHNFLPEQPQLNVHNPEVQDALLATARFWLDRGVDGFRLDAINFAMHDREFRDNPPWDPAGRTITRPFDLQRREHNQSQPEVPEFLKRVRELTDEYGDRYTVAEVASDDPLPTMRSYTRGDDRLTAAYSFDFLYAQTLTAKRVRRSQGNWTGSLEEGWPSWEFSNHDAPRCVSRWYDGLDRPRFAKLTNALLLCLRGNPILFQGEELGLTQVDVPFEALQDPEAIANWPRTLGRDGARTPMPWEENAPNAGFSQARPWLPVGADHPRLSVGVQEDEPESVLNFTRRLLDIRKGSPALKWGDVSFADSPEPLLIMIRSSGTETVTCLFNLGGSPIEISEAAHLDGTVLIQSDGLDQPPGRVLPPHSFAILKL
- a CDS encoding GMC family oxidoreductase N-terminal domain-containing protein, translating into MADLDGEYDHIIVGAGSAGCVVANRLSEGGKRRVLLLEAGGRDNWIWFHIPVGYLFAIGNPRSDWMFETVAEPGLNGRKLNYPRGRVLGGSSAINAMISMRGQAADYDHWKSLGLPGWGWNDVLPVFRRIEDHFLGESETHGAGGEWRVEAPRVRWGILDAVREAAREIGVEPVDDFNTGENEGSSYFHVNQKKGLRWSAARGFLKPAMGRKNLRVETGCLTDKLVMEHGRVVAVDYLQDDQPRRARCRGEVILCAGAIGSVQVLQRSGIGPGEILKEAGVAVQVDRQGVGRNLQDHLQQRAIYRVTGARTLNETYHNLFQRGLMGLDYALRRRGPLTMAPSQLGIFTRSDAGQGRANIEFHVQPLSLDKFGDPLHRFPAITVSACNLRPTSRGEVHIVSAAPSEMPKIAPNYLSTDEDRKVAADAIRVTRQLMRQPAMAQFSPEEFLPGPAVGNDDAALAKAAGDIGTTIFHPVGTAKMGRHDDPSAVVDKDLRVIGLEGLRVIDASVMPTITSGNTNTPTIMIADKVSREMMT
- the pgl gene encoding 6-phosphogluconolactonase, with protein sequence MKHELVHFDTREGALDFAAKFVAGGLERAIADRGRADFMTSGGSTPGPLLDRLSSWDLPWECVSVGLVDERWVPLDHDFSNEALVRTRLLKGRAGAAGLIPMKTFAERPGEAVADRNAAYAPHCSPADVLLLGMGGDGHTASWFPGSKGLEATLAPENAETIAAIDATGCPGAGSNTQRLTLTGPAVTSARMALMLLFGDEKLDVLERALKSDPKEMPVRYAIDKLGPRLTIIWAP
- the zwf gene encoding glucose-6-phosphate dehydrogenase, with translation MAKFIPVDPFDIVIFGGTGDLSRRKLLPALFHRWLDGQIPENSAIVGAARSELDDKAYRAMAREACEKATGENWDDKEWTKFEKLIHYVSIDATNTKADWTPLKSKLTMDGERPCVFYLATAPGLYVEICNALGKEGLAASNTRVVLEKPIGKDLESARAINDGVGAVFSERQVFRIDHYLGKETVQNLMVLRFGNILFEPLWSRNYIDHIQITVAEDLGLEGRADYYDRSGALRDMVQNHMLQLLCLTAMEPPNQLDDDDVRTEKIKVLNALMPIHGEAAKKQTVRGQYKAGMKGAEAVKGYAEELSGVDKSDTETFVAIKAGIDNWRWAGVPFYLRTGKRMSHRHSDIVIQFKKTPHSLFGEGNDMANRLVIRLQPDEGVRLFVQIKEPGPGGLRVKSMPLNLSYAESFTVRYPDAYERLLMDVVRGNLSLFMRKEEVEAAWAWVDSLIEAWEQSGDAPEPYPAGSDGPLAAAMLMDRDDRAWWEGL